The proteins below come from a single Burkholderiales bacterium genomic window:
- a CDS encoding aldolase/citrate lyase family protein, which yields MRAVRRSGLTMPVVTQRFVDKAWTRGCDFITLDLEDSVPQHMKAHARTLIKDAIPNVSKGGAEAFTRINHDFMREDTEAVVWPGLKRIKYPKTETADEVRALDALITRLEAERGVEPGSIEIDTSIETAVGVTNVFEIASASPRIREFGVSVSGYDLSRDLGVEMFVDFDQFAYCRGEGELAARTLGLGVRNAPFIANKSGSVSDGNRALRQAESQRKCGLRVGTGGLNPAVVESHNVGFTPTEDEVREARQVLEDYAKVEAAGETWTEIEGRVIDRYEAERARELIEWAEACAARNREKAEAVKRC from the coding sequence ATGAGAGCAGTCCGCCGTTCCGGCCTCACCATGCCGGTCGTCACCCAACGCTTCGTCGACAAGGCGTGGACCCGCGGCTGCGACTTCATCACCCTCGATCTCGAAGACTCGGTGCCGCAGCACATGAAGGCGCACGCGCGCACGCTGATCAAGGACGCGATCCCCAACGTCTCCAAAGGCGGCGCCGAAGCGTTTACGCGCATCAATCACGACTTCATGCGTGAAGACACCGAAGCGGTGGTGTGGCCGGGATTGAAGCGCATCAAGTATCCGAAGACCGAAACAGCCGACGAAGTGCGCGCGCTCGATGCGCTGATTACACGACTGGAGGCAGAGCGCGGCGTCGAGCCGGGCTCGATCGAGATCGACACCAGCATCGAGACCGCCGTCGGCGTGACGAACGTCTTCGAGATCGCCTCGGCGAGCCCGCGCATCCGCGAGTTCGGCGTGTCGGTGAGCGGCTACGACCTGTCGCGCGATCTGGGCGTCGAGATGTTCGTCGACTTCGACCAGTTCGCCTATTGCCGCGGCGAAGGCGAGCTTGCGGCGCGCACGCTGGGGCTGGGCGTACGCAACGCGCCTTTCATCGCGAACAAGAGCGGCAGCGTGAGCGACGGCAACCGCGCGTTGCGCCAGGCCGAATCGCAGCGCAAATGCGGATTGCGGGTCGGCACCGGCGGCCTCAATCCCGCCGTCGTCGAAAGCCACAACGTCGGATTCACGCCGACCGAGGACGAGGTGCGCGAGGCCAGGCAAGTGCTCGAGGATTACGCGAAAGTCGAAGCGGCCGGCGAGACGTGGACGGAGATCGAAGGCCGCGTGATCGACCGCTACGAAGCGGAACGCGCGCGCGAGCTGATCGAGTGGGCCGAGGCGTGCGCGGCGCGGAATCGCGAAAAAGCCGAGGCCGTAAAAAGATGCTGA